The Gemmatimonadaceae bacterium DNA window CAGCGTGAGCCCCGGCGGCAGCACGCCGACGATGGAGAACGGGACGTCGTCCAGCCGTACGACTCGGCCGACGATGTCGCGCGCACCGGCGAAGTCGCTCTGCCAAACCTCGTACGACATTAGCGCGACCTTGGCGCCGGTCGGGGTGTCCTCGTCGGGCGAGAAGGTGCGCCCCACGATGGGAGACACGCCGAGCGTCGCGAGCAGCGACCCGCTCGCCCGAATGGTGCGCATCTCTTGAGATCGTTCGCCAACCGAAAGTATTGCCCGTCCGCTGCTCCACATGGCGACGCTCGAGAACGACGTTTGCTCGCGAGCGAGATCGCGGAATTCGGGCTGCGACAGCGGAATGTTCTCCCACATCGACGCGAGGATCTCGTTCTTCTTCCACTGCGGATACGTCTGCCAGATCGCGACGAGTCGTCCGGGCTCGGGCAGCGCCAGCGGTCGAAGAAGGACGCCGTCGACCACGCTGTAAATGGATGTGGCCGCCCCGATGCCGATGGCGATCGTGGCGATGGCGATCGCGGCCAGGGTCGGCCGGCGGCGCCACGCGCGCACGGCAAAGAACGCGTCACGAAAGATCACGGTCGTCTCCCGGGGAAACTCCGGGATTGAGACAGGCGTCGCGCCCGCTTGGTTGGGAAATGACCCGATGCGCTGGCGACGCGGGCGCGCGGGAACCATACTCCGAGAATCCCTCGACGCCGTGATGCCAGAGACCCAACCTCAGGATCACCACGAATTTGCGCCGCGCGAGCAAGGCGATTCCGCCGATCGCGCGCTCGCCAACGCCCTGCCCCACATCATCTGGACGGCGGACGCACAGGGGGAGCTCGAGTGGGTCAACGATCGCTGGTTCGAGCTCACGGGGCTGACGGAAGAGCAGACGCTCACCGACAAGGGAGCGCTCGAACCCGTGCATCCGGACGATCGCGACGAGCTGTGGCGCCGTTGGGCTCACGCGCTCGAAACCGAGACGCAGTTCGAAATCGAGTATCGCATTCGGAATCGGGACGGCGAGTATCGGTGGCACCTTGGACGCAGCTCACCGCTGCGCGACTCGAGCGGCAAGGTCGTGCGTTGGCTCGCCGTGGCAATCGACATCCACGACCGCCATGCCGCCGAAGACGCGCTGCGGGCCTCGGAGCGAAGATTCGAAACCGTATTCGACCTGAGCCCACAAGCTCTCGCCATCACGCGCGCATCGGACGGACGCTTCCTCACGGTCAACGACGCGCTGGGCAGGCTTTTCGGCTACAGCCGCGAAGAGTTGCTCGGCAAAACGTCCGTGGAGCTCGGAATCTGGTCCGCCGAAGAACGCGTGGCGTTTGTCGAATCGTTGAACGCCGGGTTGCGTCCGAGCGTGGAGCTCACGAAGCGGCGAAAGGACGGCCAGATGATCCGAGTCGCCCTCTCGAGCGCGAAGTCCGAAATCGACGGCGTGCCCTGTTTGGTGAACTCGGTCACGGACGTAACGTCTCAACGGGCGAATGAGGATGCGCTCCGGCGGGCCGATCACCTGAAGGACGAGTTCCTCGCGCTGCTCTCCCACGAGCTTCGCAATCCGTTGACGCCGATCCTCACATCCGCGCGGCTTCTCGAGCGCCAAGTCGACGCGGAAGGCCGGCAAGACGTCGACGTCATCGTCAGGCAGGTGAAACACCTCGTGCGCCTCGTGGACGACCTGCTCGACCTGTCACGCGTTGCTCGCGGAACGGTCAACCTCTCGAAAAAGCGGCTCGATCTCGCCGCGGTGGTGTCGCGCGCGGTCGAATCGACGTCGCCGCTCTTCGAGGAGCGGAGTCACCGCCTCGAGGTCTCGATTCCCGAATTGGGACTCGAGGTCGAGGGCGACGAGGTGCGGCTGACGCAGGTGGTCGACAATCTGCTCTCGAACGCCGCGCGCTACACGCCGCCCGGCGGCGTCGTAACCGTGACGGGCGCGCGCGAAGACGACAACGTCGTGCTTCGCGTACGCGACACCGGGATCGGCATCGACACGTCGCTCCTCCCGGACATGTTCGACTCGTTCGTGCAAGGCGCGCGCGGACCCGACCGTGCCGGAGGCGGACTGGGTATCGGATTGTCGCTCGTTCGCACGCTCACCGAGTTGCACGGTGGAACCGCGACGGCGCACAGCGACGGGCCGGGAAAAGGGGCCGAGTTCAGTATTCGCCTGCCGAGCGCGGCGACGTCGGGAGGTGCGACAGCCAGCGCCTCCGAGCAGGACGCGCATGACACGACTTCAACGAGCGCGCGCGTTCTGCTCGTCGACGACCATAGCGACGTCGTCGAGGGGTTGTCGCGTTTGCTGTCCGTACTCGGCTACGACGTTCGCGCCGTTCGGAATCCGATCGAGGCGATCGAAGTCGCCGAGTCGTTCCGGCCGCAGTTCGCCATTCTCGACATCGGCCTGCCGACGATGGACGGCTACACGCTGGCGCGAGAGCTTCGCGCCCGTCTTTCCGACACGCCGCCCACGCTCATCGCGCTGAGCGGCTACGGCCAACCACAGGACCGCTATCGCAGCGACGCATCCGGCTTCGCGGTCCACCTGGTCAAACCGATCGACGTCGACGAGTTGGTCGCCGCCCTCGTACCGTCATCCGTTCCGGTCTGAGTTTTCGCTTCCGCCGCGGATCGCCGCAACGAGCGCGAGACGCGCAACTATCGCGGAGCCTGATGTTCTCATCTGTCCACCCGTCCACCCATCCACCCGTCCACCCCAAGAATGAGCGATAGTTTGGAAGTCGTCAGATCACCCGGCAACTCACCGTCGCGCGCCAGGTCCACCATGCCGAATCGTGCTCGAACGTTCGCTGCAATCGCGCCGGAGCTCGTTCTCGTGCTGACTTTCGCCGCGACCGACGCGCGCGCGCAGCAGGCGGGCTCGCCCGCGAACGCAAGCGTCTCCGCGTCCAAGGCGTGGACGGCGGCCGAAGACCACCAGCAGATGATGGAGCAGCTCGGGATCAAGGCGCTGAGGCCGGGACCGAGCGGCAACGAGCAGGATGCGAATCACGCGAATTACGACGAAGCCAAGGCGAATCCTTTTCCCAACCTGCCGGACCTTCTCACGATGAAGGACGGACGCAAGGTCACGAGTCCCGCGCTCTGGACCCGGCGTCGCGCCGAGTTGGTGGAGGATTTCGAGAGGGAGGTATACGGTCGGATTCCGAAGAACGTGCCGCGACTGACGTGGAGCGTCGTCGCGACCGACACGGCGACCATCGCGGGGCGACGCGTACTTGGCAAGCAGCTCACCGGTCATGTCGACAACGCCGCGTATCCCGAGATCACCGTCGACATTCCCGCGACGCTCGTCGTGCCGGCTGATGCGAAGGGACCGGTCCCGGTGATGATCATGTTCCGCGGTGGAAATCTCGATCAAGCGCTCGGGCGGCCGACGCCGCCCCCCGCGACTCGTCCCGCGTTCAACTTTCCGCCACCGGCGCCCGGCAGCGACGCACCCGCGGCGGAGCAACTCATTCTCGACGGGTGGGGATTCGTATTCTTGAATCCAACCGCCGTTCAGACCGACAACGGCGCGGGGCTGACGAAGGGAATCATCGGTCTCACGAACACGGGACAACCGAGGAAGCCCGACGACTGGGGCGCGTTACGGGCGTGGGGCTGGGGTGCGTCGCGCGTGCTCGACTATCTCCAGACCGACAACGCGGTCGACGCGACCAAGGTCGGCGTCGAGGGCGTGTCGCGCTACGGCAAGGCGGCACTCGTCGCGATGGCGTTCGACGAACGGTTCGCGCTCGTTCTCATCGGCTCGTCCGGCGAAGGCGGCGCGAAGCTCAACCGTCGCAACTGGGGTGAGGCTGTCGAGAATCTCACCGGCACGGGCGAGTATCATTGGATGGCCGGCAACTTCCTCAAGTACGGCGCCTCGGACGCCACCTTCGGCAGCAAGAACGCCGGCGACCTGCCTGTCGATTCCCACGAACTGCTCGCGCTCTGCGCGCCGCGTCTCACGTTCGTGAGCTACGGCGTCCCCGAACGCGGCGACGCGAAGTGGCTCGACCACCAAGGCAGCTACATGGCCGCCGTCGCCGCCCAGCCGGCGTTTCGTCTGCTCGGCGCCAAGACCCTCGGGGTATCCGACGACTACGCGAAGGAGAAGATGCCGCCAGTAAACGTCGGACTGCTCGACGGGCAGCTCGCATGGCGACAGCACGACGGCGGCCACACGGACGGGCCGAACTGGAAGTACTTCTTGTCGTGGGCGGATTACAACTTCGGACGACGGTATACGCCAGCGCCCGCGATTCGGCCGTAAGCGGTAGAGGCGGCCGAACTGCGTAACGACGCTGACGTCCTTAGGGCGCTGACGTCCTTAGGGCGCTGACGTCCTTAGAGCGCTGACGTCCTTAGAGCGCTGACGTCCTTAGAGCGCTGACGTCCTTAGAGCGCTGACGTCCTTAGAGCGCTGAAGTCCTTAGAGCGCCCCTTACAGCGCTGATTCCCCCACTGCGCTTCTCGGTCGTCAGCGTCGTTAGGACGTCAGCGTCGTTAGGACGTCAGCGCTCTCAGGACGTCAGCGCCCTCAGGGACGTCAGCGCTCCTATGTGCGGTGAGGTCATCCAGGCCCCGTCTTCATGTCGGCCGAAGTCTTCGCGCTGAATTGCAAGTCATAATTGTTCGGCGTACGCGTGTGGAAGCTCTTGTACGTGGCCGTGTGGATGTCGTGCTCGAGCGGTGGCGACGAGTTGATCGCGCCGGTATCGACGCGAGCTGACAGCCCGCGCTTGCACATCTCGGCCCACATCTTGTCCGCGTCGAACGGCGAGACGCCGAACGAGATGTGATTCATGACGGCGCGACGCTGGGCGGGCATCACGAAGCCCGGCGCGAACGCGTTGCCGTTCTGGCCGCTGCGAATCAGCAGTCCACCGATCTCCTTCGAGATCTGCGTCTCGTTCTGGCTGCCTTCGTCGCCCAACCCTTTCCAACCAAGCAACGCCTCATAGAACGCGACCGTCTCCTTGTAACTCGTGCACTGATAGGAGATGTGATCGAGGTACATCGTCTTCCAACCCGTCGGCTCGAAGGGCAAATCGACGTTCAGCTTTCCGTTCGCGGGTCCCTTGCGGCGATTTTTCTTGTTGCCGTTGGTGATCCAGACGTCCATCCCGTCCGGGTCCTTCACGTGAAAGCTGCGGAAGTCGTCGCCGCTGTGGTCCGCGACGGGATT harbors:
- a CDS encoding PAS domain S-box protein, giving the protein MPETQPQDHHEFAPREQGDSADRALANALPHIIWTADAQGELEWVNDRWFELTGLTEEQTLTDKGALEPVHPDDRDELWRRWAHALETETQFEIEYRIRNRDGEYRWHLGRSSPLRDSSGKVVRWLAVAIDIHDRHAAEDALRASERRFETVFDLSPQALAITRASDGRFLTVNDALGRLFGYSREELLGKTSVELGIWSAEERVAFVESLNAGLRPSVELTKRRKDGQMIRVALSSAKSEIDGVPCLVNSVTDVTSQRANEDALRRADHLKDEFLALLSHELRNPLTPILTSARLLERQVDAEGRQDVDVIVRQVKHLVRLVDDLLDLSRVARGTVNLSKKRLDLAAVVSRAVESTSPLFEERSHRLEVSIPELGLEVEGDEVRLTQVVDNLLSNAARYTPPGGVVTVTGAREDDNVVLRVRDTGIGIDTSLLPDMFDSFVQGARGPDRAGGGLGIGLSLVRTLTELHGGTATAHSDGPGKGAEFSIRLPSAATSGGATASASEQDAHDTTSTSARVLLVDDHSDVVEGLSRLLSVLGYDVRAVRNPIEAIEVAESFRPQFAILDIGLPTMDGYTLARELRARLSDTPPTLIALSGYGQPQDRYRSDASGFAVHLVKPIDVDELVAALVPSSVPV